The sequence below is a genomic window from Archangium lipolyticum.
CGTGACTACGGCTACAAGGTCGAGCTGTTCCCGGTTCCCGAGTGGCGCGCGCGCGTGGCCGAGCGCGCGGGCAACGCGGACAACAGCACCACGCTGGCGTTCTTCGACCTGCGCTCGGGCTCGGCGGAGCCCGTCTTCGGCCTGGGGCCCATCCGCAGCGAGCGGGTGACACAGGCCCTGGAGGGCAGCGGCATCTCCTGCCCGGTGGCCGACCGCCAACTGTTCTACCGCTACCTGGACTACTGCGTGGAGCACGGGCTCCTCCCCAGGCCTTGACGACTTCTCCAGTCCCCCTTCTCGAAACGGTACTTCTGTGACGACCCGAAACTGGACCCCCCACTCCTGGCGGGAGAAGCCCGCCAACCACATCCCGGACGACTATCCGGATCCTCTCGCGCTCGCTCGCACCGAGGCCGAGCTGTCGCGCCTGCCTCCCCTGGTCTTCGCGGCCGAGTCACGCCGCCTGACGGCCTCGCTCGCCCAGGTCGCCGAGGGCAAGGCGTTCCTGCTGCAGGGTGGTGACTGCGCAGAGAGCTTCAAGGAGTTCACGGCCGACAACATCCGCGACACCTTCCGGCTCATCCTCCAGATGGCGGTGGTGCTCACCTTCGCGGGGGGCCGTCCGGTGGTGAAGGTGGGCCGGATCGCCGGGCAGTTCGCCAAGCCCCGCTCCAGCTCCGTCGAGACCGTCAATGGCGTCACCCTGCCGGCCTATCGCGGCGACATCATCAACGGCATGGACTTCGATCCCGCCGAGCGCACGCCGGATCCGAAGCGGCTGCTCAAGGCCTATCACCAGTCCTCGGCCACGCTGAACCTGCTGCGCTCCTTCTCGCAGGGCGGCTACGCGGACCTCTGCGAGCTGCACCGGTGGACGCTCGACTTCATCGCGGGCAGCTCGCAGGGCGACCGCTACCGCGGGCTGGCGGACAAGATCTTCGAGTCCCTGTGCTTCATGCGCACCCTCTGCGTGACCCCCGAGCACCAGCCCTCCCTGGGCCCGGTCGACGTCTTCACCAGCCATGAGGCCCTGCTCCTGAACGTCGAGCAGGCCATGACCCGCGTCGATTCCGCGTCGGGGGATTGGTACGACACCTCCGCGCACATGCTGTGGATCGGCGAGCGGACGCGCCAGCTCGACGGGGCCCACGTGGAGTTCATGCGGGGCATCAAGAATCCCATCGGCCTCAAGTGCGGTCCGACGATGGAGCCGGACGACTTGCTGCGGCTGATCGACGTCCTCAACCCCAAGGCCATCCCCGGGCGGCTGACGCTCATCGGCCGCTTCGGCGCGGACAAGGCCGCGGAGTGTCTGCCCAGGCTGATGGCCGCCACCCGGCGCGATGGCCGCCCCGTGGTCTGGTCGATCGACCCGATGCACGGCAACACGCTCAAGGCGAGCAACGGGTACAAGACGCGGCCCTTCGACCGCATCCTGTCGGAGGTGAAGACCTTCCTTCAGGTCGCCTCCGCCGAGGGCGTCCACCCGGGCGGTCTCCACCTGGAGATGACCGGACAGAACGTCACCGAGTGCCTGGGCGGCGCCCGGGCGGTGACCGAGGACGAGCTGTCCAGCCGGTACCACACCCACTGCGACCCGCGACTCAACGCGGACCAGGCGCTGCAACTCGCCTTCCTCGTGGCGGAGACGCTCCAGTCGCTGCGAGACCCCCAGGTCCGGGCGGCCTGAGCCGGAGATCCTCCTTGACAGGACAGGCCCCGCGGGACTAGCTCTGCCCCGAAAATGAGAATGAGAACCATTTTCATAATCCCCGGCGCGTCTGGGGATCATGCCAGGAGCGGAGTTCGCGGCCTGTTCGTCCCGGCGGTGCTGGCGGGGCTTCTCGTGTCCGGCCTGGCCCAGGCGGGACAGGTTCCACCAGGAGGAGCGGGGGAGGCGGCGAAGGACGCCTCGGAGCAGGTGTCCGCTCCACAGGCTCCGGCGCTCGAGCCACCGAAGCTGTTGGAGTTCGTCGAGGCGCGGTACCCGGCCCTGGCGGAGCGCGAGCGGCTCGAGGCCCGGGTTCCCCTCCGGCTCACGCTCGACGCGAGCGGCACCGTCACGGAGGCGGAGGTGCTCGAGCCCGCCGGACATGGCTTCGACGAGGCGGCCCGCGAGGCGGCACTCCGCTTCCGTTTCGAGCCGGCGAAGCGCAACGGCACGGCGATGCCCTCGCGCATCCTCTATACCTACGAGTTCCGTCTGCCCCCGCAGGAGCCTCCTCCTCCTCCGGCCGAAGCCGCCGAGCCCGTGCCTCCGTCCTCCGTTGCGCCCGGCCCGGATGCCGCCAACGAGGAGCCCATCGAGGTCACCGTCGAGGGTGAGTCCGAAGCGGAGCGCCGGCGCCAGTCCGCCGAAGCGGTCCAGGTGATCGAGACCGAGACCATGCAGCGCGAGGCCGCCGACATGGGAACGGCCCTGGCCCGTACGGAGAACGTGGGGGTGCGCCGCGCGGGAGGACTTGGCAGCCGCACGCGCTTCTCCCTCGCCGGGCTCACGGATGAGCAGATCCGCTTCTTCGTCGACGGCATCCCGCTCGAGCTGGCGGGCTTCGGGCCCAACATCTCCAACGTCCCCGTCAACCTGGTCCAGCGTATCGATATCTACCAGGGCGTCGTGCCGATCCGCTTCGGCGCCGATGCCCTGGGGGGCGCGGTCCAGCTCGTCACCGACCAGGAGATCCGCGGGACGAGCGCCGACGCGTCCTACGAGCTCGGGTCCTTCGACACGCATCGCCTCACGGCGGGTGGACGGCACTTCCAGGAGTCCACCGGGTTGTTCGTCCGGGCCAATGGCTTCTTCGATTACGCCAGGAATGACTATCCCATGAACGTCCTGGCCGAAGACGATCTGGGGAGGCTCAAACCCGCGCGCGTCTATCGCTTTCATGATGGCTACCGGGCCGCGGGTGGCGGTGTCGAAGCGGGCTTCGTGGATCGGCCCTGGGCCAGGCGTCTGCTCCTGCGCGCGTTCCTGGGGACGTACGACAAGGAGATCCAGCACAACCCCGCCATGACGGTGCCGTATGGCGGAGTGGACTCCGGCGAGCTCTCGGGTGGAGCCACCCTCCGCTTCGAGCAGCTCTTCTCCCAGGTGTTCTCGGTCGACGCGGTCGCTGGCTACACCTTGCGCCAGACGAGCTTCATGGACCTCGACCAGTGTGCCTACAACTGGTTCGGCCGCTGCATCCGGGAGCTTCCGCAGCAGGGTGAAA
It includes:
- a CDS encoding class II 3-deoxy-7-phosphoheptulonate synthase, which translates into the protein MTTRNWTPHSWREKPANHIPDDYPDPLALARTEAELSRLPPLVFAAESRRLTASLAQVAEGKAFLLQGGDCAESFKEFTADNIRDTFRLILQMAVVLTFAGGRPVVKVGRIAGQFAKPRSSSVETVNGVTLPAYRGDIINGMDFDPAERTPDPKRLLKAYHQSSATLNLLRSFSQGGYADLCELHRWTLDFIAGSSQGDRYRGLADKIFESLCFMRTLCVTPEHQPSLGPVDVFTSHEALLLNVEQAMTRVDSASGDWYDTSAHMLWIGERTRQLDGAHVEFMRGIKNPIGLKCGPTMEPDDLLRLIDVLNPKAIPGRLTLIGRFGADKAAECLPRLMAATRRDGRPVVWSIDPMHGNTLKASNGYKTRPFDRILSEVKTFLQVASAEGVHPGGLHLEMTGQNVTECLGGARAVTEDELSSRYHTHCDPRLNADQALQLAFLVAETLQSLRDPQVRAA
- the mxcH gene encoding TonB-dependent siderophore myxochelin receptor MxcH; its protein translation is MRTIFIIPGASGDHARSGVRGLFVPAVLAGLLVSGLAQAGQVPPGGAGEAAKDASEQVSAPQAPALEPPKLLEFVEARYPALAERERLEARVPLRLTLDASGTVTEAEVLEPAGHGFDEAAREAALRFRFEPAKRNGTAMPSRILYTYEFRLPPQEPPPPPAEAAEPVPPSSVAPGPDAANEEPIEVTVEGESEAERRRQSAEAVQVIETETMQREAADMGTALARTENVGVRRAGGLGSRTRFSLAGLTDEQIRFFVDGIPLELAGFGPNISNVPVNLVQRIDIYQGVVPIRFGADALGGAVQLVTDQEIRGTSADASYELGSFDTHRLTAGGRHFQESTGLFVRANGFFDYARNDYPMNVLAEDDLGRLKPARVYRFHDGYRAAGGGVEAGFVDRPWARRLLLRAFLGTYDKEIQHNPAMTVPYGGVDSGELSGGATLRFEQLFSQVFSVDAVAGYTLRQTSFMDLDQCAYNWFGRCIRELPQQGEIESRAVERYVDQHTGFARLNLGWNVSESQTLRFSLAPTFVTRSGEDKRLRARQQVDPLDSERDLFSLVSGLEYELDALDERLENIAFVKDYLQLARAEKLLPSGVFQPLEQNTHEVGVGDSVRFRLSQRLYAKASYEWATRLLRPDELFGDGMLINENLDLEPETSHNVNLGLTFDTEQLPAGAFRASVNGFGRLADHLIILTGKESFFTYQNVYAARALGAAGAVGWTSPGQYLSLDGNVTWQDFRNISSEGDFGSFEGKRIPNRPYLLANGSARFQLASLLSPQDELSLTWHSRYTHQFFRSWEGAGTRDSKMVIPSQLLHSLVFTYVTRAASTTLSWTIDVQNLTDAPSFDFYGIQRPGRSIFAKLTVAL